A stretch of Ornithodoros turicata isolate Travis unplaced genomic scaffold, ASM3712646v1 Chromosome28, whole genome shotgun sequence DNA encodes these proteins:
- the LOC135373648 gene encoding uncharacterized protein LOC135373648, whose translation MRAEPTPRRNFGYVLLGVAILRGSQQPSTLMANFNQLVQATGPSPWQGPGMPSMQSSFVESLSFRHVTGFQPLPLKTAELLSFSAAALITAYTDPYTPLTAPCRSVTQANPKELVCQNGRYHDIVTNRNMYLETDTIRFDEWGGTFDTTIIVAYDSDCTMSTKVTEGTRCSHSDNFEAAL comes from the exons ATGAGAGCAGAACCAACGCCAAGGAGGAACTTTGGCTACGTGCTTCTAGGTGTGGCCATTCTCCGGGGAAGCCAACAACCAAGCACCCTCATGGCTAACTTCAATCAACTTGTACA GGCTACAGGACCGTCACCCTGGCAGGGACCTGGCATGCCGTCTATGCAGTCATCATTC GTTGAGTCGTTGTCATTCAGGCATGTGACTGGGTTCCAACCGCTGCCTTTGAAAACAGCGGAATTGCTCTCTTTTAGCGCTGCGGCCCTTATAACTGCCTACACGGATCCTTATACACCACTCACAGCTCCATGCCGGAGTGTCACCCAGGCGAATCCAAAAGAATTG GTGTGCCAAAATGGACGATATCATGATATAGTGACCAACCGTAATATGTACCTTGAAACCGACACCATCCGATTCGACGAATGGGGCGGTACGTTTGACACCACTATCATAGTAGCGTACGACTCGGATTGCACTATGTCGACAAAG gtgaccgaagggaccaggtgCTCTCATTCGGACAACTTCGAAGCTGCGCTCTGA